In the genome of Acaryochloris thomasi RCC1774, the window TTTAAAGGTGTTTGAGAGAAATGCAGGATGTAGTACGCGTGTAATTCTCGATGGCGTTGGGGATGGTAATTTCGGACGGTAAGCGCGGATCGGGCTTTGGTGCAGTGGTGGTGAGCTGTAAAGGCAATACCCCTGCCCATACCGGAAGTTGATAATCGGCTTCATCATCAAGGGGTGGGCCAGTGCGAATTTTAGCGGAGGCTTCTGTTAGTGGCAATGTAAGGACGAGCGTTCCTTTCAGCTCTTGGGATGTGGGGGGTCTCACGTCAGACCAGCGTTGGGGGACGACATGATCCGTGAAGGCTTTGAGGGCCTGCCACTTTTCTTCAGGATCAGTGACGGTGGT includes:
- a CDS encoding pyridoxamine 5'-phosphate oxidase family protein, whose product is MQPTSRTQVRRTPQRGEYDLDVIYQILDEALVCHVGFVSDGQPIVIPTAYGRVGDRLYIHGSPASRMLRSLQTNLEICVTITLLDGLVLARSAYHHSMNYRSVVIFGAATTVTDPEEKWQALKAFTDHVVPQRWSDVRPPTSQELKGTLVLTLPLTEASAKIRTGPPLDDEADYQLPVWAGVLPLQLTTTAPKPDPRLPSEITIPNAIENYTRTTSCISLKHL